A genomic window from Sporosarcina sp. Marseille-Q4063 includes:
- a CDS encoding ABC transporter permease, translating into MTGFLTLLQKEWKEQTRNFKVLWIPLVFIIFGIIEPITNHYLPEIMKSVGNMPEGSEFLWPEYSGEEIFMSLLGQYQFIGILVIVLAFMGAISGERKTGTATLLYVRPISFRAYFLSKWVVINGIVLASVWLGFFAAWYYISILFNSVNAGEVIRFIAVYSLWIIFVVTVVLAFSATFSTGVAATLSLLLTIVFQLVDSLIGAYWTISPWKLPQYASEVFVGSTDTAGFWWSICVAAIAVLILIFIGVMMSKRNSAKTTV; encoded by the coding sequence ATGACTGGATTTTTGACACTGCTGCAAAAAGAATGGAAAGAGCAGACGAGAAACTTTAAGGTATTATGGATTCCACTCGTTTTTATTATTTTCGGGATCATCGAACCGATAACAAATCACTATTTGCCTGAAATTATGAAAAGTGTTGGCAATATGCCAGAAGGATCCGAATTTCTATGGCCGGAATACAGCGGTGAAGAAATCTTTATGTCGCTGCTGGGACAATATCAATTCATAGGTATTTTAGTCATTGTCCTCGCTTTTATGGGGGCGATTTCAGGCGAGCGAAAGACTGGAACCGCTACACTTCTTTACGTTCGACCAATCTCATTTCGCGCCTATTTTTTAAGTAAATGGGTTGTAATAAATGGTATCGTACTAGCTAGTGTGTGGTTAGGATTTTTTGCCGCATGGTATTATATCTCTATTTTGTTCAACAGCGTAAATGCCGGCGAAGTTATTAGGTTTATTGCAGTGTATAGTCTATGGATTATTTTCGTTGTTACAGTGGTTTTGGCATTCAGCGCTACATTTTCTACAGGTGTTGCAGCAACACTTTCGTTGTTATTGACGATTGTTTTTCAACTTGTAGATTCGCTTATCGGGGCATATTGGACAATATCGCCGTGGAAGTTGCCACAATACGCATCTGAGGTATTTGTTGGAAGCACGGATACGGCAGGGTTTTGGTGGAGTATTTGTGTTGCTGCTATTGCTGTTTTAATCTTAATATTTATAGGCGTCATGATGTCCAAACGGAATTCAGCCAAAACAACAGTCTAA
- a CDS encoding general stress protein, giving the protein MSTSDRKFIGIFHSIDTVLYKLMEMKANGYEEENIHVFSREQDNIAMLDGQTKMNLNGSYGEDWRKGFNEFLGIEEPVFNAFNSMGFSDQESKHYFDEVENGGIAMFVDTTFGDDPTEADSSADISSSGEVHDGSGNEQLLHSDGTTPRMKTENL; this is encoded by the coding sequence ATGTCAACGTCAGATAGGAAGTTTATCGGTATATTCCATTCAATCGACACAGTCCTTTATAAACTAATGGAAATGAAAGCGAATGGCTATGAAGAAGAAAATATCCATGTATTTTCACGCGAACAGGATAATATTGCAATGCTTGATGGTCAGACTAAGATGAATTTAAATGGTTCTTACGGCGAGGATTGGAGAAAAGGTTTTAATGAGTTTTTGGGAATAGAAGAACCAGTTTTCAATGCTTTCAATTCAATGGGGTTTTCAGATCAAGAATCAAAGCATTATTTTGATGAAGTTGAAAATGGAGGGATTGCCATGTTTGTTGATACTACTTTTGGGGATGACCCAACCGAGGCAGATAGTAGTGCTGACATTAGCTCCAGTGGTGAAGTACATGATGGTTCAGGAAACGAACAATTACTGCATAGTGATGGAACGACTCCCCGCATGAAAACAGAAAATCTGTAA
- a CDS encoding CsbD family protein, whose product MTDKGFSDKLKGAGNKAKGEVKDEFGQATDNAKLQAEGKFDKAKGEVQEKVGETKDKFSNRDR is encoded by the coding sequence ATGACAGACAAAGGATTTTCCGACAAATTAAAAGGTGCAGGGAATAAAGCCAAGGGCGAAGTAAAAGACGAATTTGGTCAAGCGACGGATAACGCAAAGCTACAAGCTGAAGGTAAATTCGACAAAGCTAAAGGTGAAGTGCAAGAAAAAGTTGGAGAAACAAAAGATAAGTTCTCTAATCGAGACCGTTAA
- a CDS encoding sorbosone dehydrogenase family protein — translation MRKYVLLLLLIIMGGCSESVTTQDVESTVFPEKVATNLEVPWSIAKNGDTFFISERGGTIVKITPDGNQIRENVKLDEPLSTASEAGLLGFVLKEDFVQSSEAYAYYVYDVNGSPVNRIISLQYDGSSWSEKEILLDGVSSGSVHHGGRLAISPDGILFATIGDGANPEAAQDLDSLNGKILRYGEDSKFHIYTYGHRNPQGLAWDPQGAMYASEHGQSANDEINIIIEGNNYGWPIIEGVETAEGMETPILTSGSDDTWAPSGMAFHKNLLYVTSLRGQEILVIDPESHQIIDTIKGFGRVRDVFSDGKSLYFISNNTDGRGNPSNDDDVLYQLIIK, via the coding sequence ATGAGAAAGTACGTCTTATTATTGTTACTTATTATAATGGGAGGATGTTCCGAATCGGTTACAACCCAAGACGTGGAAAGTACAGTGTTTCCCGAAAAGGTTGCAACAAATCTTGAAGTCCCGTGGTCGATTGCAAAGAATGGCGATACCTTTTTCATTTCAGAACGAGGCGGCACAATCGTAAAAATTACGCCTGATGGCAATCAAATTCGAGAAAACGTGAAGTTGGATGAACCTTTATCGACCGCTTCCGAAGCAGGTCTTCTGGGGTTTGTTTTAAAAGAGGATTTCGTACAATCAAGTGAGGCTTATGCTTATTACGTCTATGATGTCAATGGTTCGCCTGTGAATCGCATTATTAGCCTTCAATATGACGGTTCTTCTTGGAGTGAAAAAGAAATACTTCTGGACGGGGTTTCTTCTGGTTCTGTTCATCACGGAGGTCGTTTAGCAATTTCTCCTGATGGCATTCTTTTTGCCACGATTGGGGACGGGGCTAATCCAGAAGCTGCGCAAGATTTGGACTCATTGAACGGTAAAATTTTGAGATACGGTGAAGATAGTAAATTTCATATTTATACGTACGGACATCGAAATCCACAAGGACTTGCATGGGATCCTCAAGGTGCAATGTACGCATCTGAACATGGGCAATCTGCAAATGATGAAATTAATATTATTATTGAAGGGAATAATTATGGATGGCCTATCATTGAAGGTGTTGAAACTGCAGAAGGCATGGAAACGCCTATTTTAACTTCCGGTTCCGATGACACCTGGGCACCATCAGGAATGGCTTTCCACAAAAACCTTTTATATGTGACGTCGCTTCGCGGTCAAGAAATACTTGTCATCGATCCCGAAAGTCATCAAATTATTGACACGATTAAAGGTTTTGGCCGCGTTCGTGATGTTTTTTCGGACGGCAAATCTTTGTATTTTATATCGAATAATACCGATGGACGCGGAAATCCTTCGAATGACGATGATGTCTTGTATCAGTTAATAATAAAATAA
- a CDS encoding gluconate 2-dehydrogenase subunit 3 family protein → MSKENNGLSRRDFLKTTGIATGALVGGGVLGSLITHNVTKGNVAGTGKNEAGGGEHVGDVFRGRMFFTNANEFNVLSEAVERIFPEDDLGPGAIGLGVPYFIDNQLAGNYGSNAKEYMKGPFFAGESTQGYQSRLTRAEIFRQGLAKMDEEAKKRFDTGFSALEGNQMDEILTAFQKNEVEMKGGASGFYFKLLRQATLEGAYADPIYNGNINMDGWRMKGFPGHQMAYIKEIENEAYMKIEPKSISSMEH, encoded by the coding sequence ATGTCCAAAGAAAATAATGGATTATCGAGACGTGATTTTCTTAAGACGACCGGGATTGCTACTGGTGCATTAGTAGGCGGAGGAGTGCTTGGAAGTCTTATCACCCATAATGTCACGAAAGGGAATGTCGCAGGAACCGGAAAAAATGAAGCGGGTGGTGGGGAGCATGTCGGCGACGTATTTCGAGGTCGAATGTTCTTTACGAATGCAAATGAGTTCAATGTATTATCTGAAGCGGTCGAGCGAATTTTTCCGGAAGATGATTTGGGACCGGGGGCAATCGGACTGGGCGTTCCATACTTCATCGACAACCAATTAGCCGGTAATTACGGTAGCAATGCGAAAGAATATATGAAAGGGCCGTTTTTTGCTGGCGAATCAACGCAAGGATACCAAAGTAGGCTAACCCGTGCAGAAATTTTCAGGCAAGGTCTGGCTAAAATGGATGAGGAAGCTAAAAAACGATTCGATACAGGATTTTCTGCCCTTGAAGGAAATCAGATGGACGAAATACTGACTGCGTTTCAAAAGAATGAAGTTGAAATGAAAGGGGGAGCTTCAGGGTTTTACTTTAAATTACTGAGACAAGCCACGCTTGAAGGAGCGTACGCAGACCCGATCTATAATGGCAATATTAATATGGATGGTTGGCGCATGAAGGGATTTCCGGGTCATCAGATGGCCTATATAAAGGAAATTGAAAATGAAGCGTACATGAAAATTGAACCGAAATCGATTAGCAGCATGGAACATTAA